TTCAAAGAGGCTGACACAAAGGAAGTGCAATTCAAATTGAATAAGGTAATCGGTCATGTTTACTCAGTTTCCAGATTACTATTTGACTGCAAAATAATCCTCTGTGATGTTCAGTCATGGGTGTTGCTTACATAGCTACTGTAACTTCTTGACATCAGTTTCCTTGTTAATAGTAATGAAGAACTGACTCCAGATTGAGCATATTGCTCAATTGTTGTGTCTCTTGCTATATCAGCCAGCCTTATCTTGATTGATCTTGATGTTTCCCTTCATGAAAGTTGAAAGTTGAATtctgctttattttcttttgttctctTTTAAAGGGCTATGCAAAAgcttgggcacccctggtcaaatggcgtgttttgttgtttttttcaatgaaaagaaattaaaacaacCTCTGGTTGTCTCAACTTCGGCTATATTCATTTGGCATACAAAACTCTTTGAGAGCGCAAAAGTGATACCATTTTAACAGTGCACTTTcatgcaaattatattttagtaCTGAAGGTAACAATTGAAATAGTTactaaatgaattaatgttaaactacactcactgagcactttattagtttaTACTTCATTACACTTATTACaccttattcatgcgattatcgaaTAATCCAAGTCAAACTTCAAGTTCATACTTTTCTTGTCCCGACtggacatatacactcagtgagcactttattatgtatttattagacttattttttagaccactgtgtatccacttagttatgatgcattcaatgttcagagatgctcttctgcataccactgttgtaatgtgtggttatttgcgttactgtcaccgtcctgtcagctttgaccagtccggccattctcctctgactctctcattaacaaggcatttctgtctgcagaactgctgctcactgtttcttttttgttttttgcatcattctttgcaaactctagagatgagtgtgcatgaaaatcccaggagatcagcagattgtTTGATACCACCCTGtcagcaatcattccatggtcacttagatcaaattgtTCCCCGttctgatgcttgatgtgaacattaactgaagcgcctgacccgtatctacatgattgtatgcattgcactgctgtgacACAAGtcgaataagtaggtgtaataaactCAAAATGTTCCTGATAAAGTGCGTGTATATATCGCTGCTTtgatattgaaaaatatattggAAATATGTTGGATCTATAACATCTTGAATTTTTCAGAATGAAAGTAAGCCAGTGCAGATGATGCACCAGAAGGCCAACTTTGGTTTGACGTTCATTCCGGAAGTCAGTTGTCAGATTCTGGAGATGCCTTACATTGGTAAAGAGCTGAGCATGCTCATTATTCTGCCCAGAGAGATTGAGGATGACTCCACAGGGCTTGAGAGGGTAAGACGGTTTTTGGTGTACAATAAATTGAATTTCATGATGCCTACAAGGGAATTGAGGGAATACCCAGTGGTGTCAAACCTGGCAGAGTATAAGAATGTGTGATAATATGTGGTAAGGAGTTAACAAGCCTTCATAAATCCACCACTCTCAACTGGATCAATGGCTTCTTTTCTCCTGCAGTTGGAAAGGGAGCTCACGTATGAGAAGGTCATTGAGTGGACAGATCCTGACATGATAGATAATACTCAGGTAATAGTGGCTCTGCCCAAGTTCAAGATGGAAGAGAGCTATGATCTGAAAGATATTCTGGTCAGTATGGGCATGAAGGATGCCTTCGATGTGTCCAAAAGCGACTTCTCTGGCATGTCTCCCAGCAATGACCTGGTGGTGTCCAAAGTGGTGCACAAGGCCTTTGTGGAGGTTAACGAGGAGGGCACAGaggctgctgctgccactgccgCTGTCATGATGTTACGATGTGCCAGGCCACCCCCAGATCGGTTCACCGCAGACCATCCCTTCCTGttcttcatcagacacaaccccACTCAGAGCATCCTCTTCTATGGCCGTTTCTGCTCCCCTTGAAGTCTTAAACTCTGCAGTTTCTACTTGAACTGTAGTCTAAACTGGGGTCTAAAGAAAGTCTGTACGTTAAATTTCTCTGCACTGCTATTTgccttaaatgaatgtaatCAAACAAATCATGTTTCTTGCAGTATATTGTATTGATTTCATTCAATGGTATCCTCTTTGAGGTTTATGAGTGGTTAAATACCAAAGATTATTTcatgtgtgtttattgtatttCACTCACAATGGAACTAAAAACAATGTGTGATTAGCAATTTcacatttgtgaaaataaaagtgtgCAAAACTACTGTGCAGGTTGCTTACTTGCTTTAACTCAGTTAATCAGTCATTGCATCAGAGGGCTACTTCATGCAGTTTTTACATTAGACAATCATACCAACCAAAACTCTTCATCTCTAGTCAAAACTGAGTAATTGTGTGATGCATGGAAATCTAGTATTTTAGCAGGATGAGCTATATTGCAGCCACATAAAGACTTTTCAGTTTAACTGAATATCTTCATATACTTGATTTCCCAACAAGTCAATGATACTGCGCTCTCCACATCCAATGTGGGAGAAGCCTAGATTAGCACACATCCTCCTCTGAAATGTGCAGTTGCAACTGCTTTTTACAGGTACACAGCTGAAGTTTGACATCGAAGTGAtctttaaacatttacacaaattcAAGCAGACAACATGCATACAGAGGCTGGGAGGGAGATGCAAGTTGCCATTTACATCATAGTCACAGTCACatatttgcaaaataatttgtttaatgtCGTTGCCAATGGTTGGAGGGGGAGATCATCTTTGGAAAGTTGCTGAAAACCATACTTTACTACTGAGCAATACAATAATTTGGTTGTATGATATACCTGCCTATCTCTGATActcattttggctctgtatgtTCTCAATGTTGctgttaaaataatatttgtatgtCATTTGAATGCATCTTTTTTTCTGTAGGTTTAAAGATCAATCCAAATATGTATTTCAATTATGTATAGAACAATGAAAAAACTTAATTTCCCATCCCCAAAGATAGGGGATGATAAGACGAGGTATACAGTGTGAATTATAAGTATTTCTACAGTAATAACAGggtgtttaaatattattttaatataacgattaaaatgtaattaactaCGCACTCCTGGACAGTAGGTGGCGGTGTGCACCTTTAACATTTGTATAAATTCCACCGAAATATAAACGAAGAGGATATGGTGTCACATGATCCAGTGATGTGCGTTTACTTCCTGGAATTGACTTCTTAAAACCGAGTGATTCATGGCGCTTTCCTACTGTTTCAGTAGAATTATCTGGATAAAGATTTGCTTTAGTTGACTAGTTAACAGGCCAATTATGTCGTCTTCAGTTCCTGGCTAGGTTCTAGATAGCTTGCGTAGTCGGTTCGAGATAACTTGCTTTCTGGGCTAAGTTAGCTGGCTGAAGTGATACGTGCAGCTATTTAAAGCTATTTAATGGTTTACATGTATGGCATCAAATCGGGCTTTTGAAGAAAGCACCGCTTATCTAGCTAGTAGTCGATAGATCAATTTGTTCTTCTCTAGGCTTAATTGTACCGCACTTGGTATACATTCGCAATTGAGGTTTTATGGAGACTAAAATggttaaattcagttttgagcCAAGGGATTGAATCTATAATTTCATCATGGACTGGATGATGGCCAAACTTCTGAGAAAATGGTCGCTGTTTACTTTTGCGTTTTTCATAAGAGTAGTCTTGATTGTTTTTGGTGTTTATCAAGACAAAACGATGGTCGTAAAATACACAGACATTGACTATCATGTATTCACAGATGCTTCACATTTCATCACAGAGGTTTGTTCACATCGACTTTCGACTTTATATATTGCGTGGACATGATTTTTAAGGCCATATATGTGTACTGCAGTCTCTTGGGTTTTTACCCTAAAAGCATGTGAGTACATGAGTGCAACAACTGCTGTTAATCCTTTGAGGTGCGAAATCACAAATATGTCACTAGAATGAATGTTCTTAATATTTAAATGCTGATTTGAAAGTCCctactggtgattgaaagcaattgaatccaagaaaaaaacattgccaAAAAAAAGTACTCTTCAAAGGTTTAAATCCAGATCAGTGATGCACCTCATAGGCAGATTACCACAGTCTCTGCTTGTTCAGGGTGTGTTTCAGAAAACGTGTCCCTTGTGCTGTCCAACAGGGAGCCTCTCCATATCACAGAGCAACTTACCGCTACACTCCTCTACTAGCGTGGCTGCTGACCCCCAACATCTACCTCACATCTGTCTTTGGGAAGCTGCTGTTTGTGACGTGCGACATTGTCTCGTCCTACCTCACGTACGGGATCCTACGAGGCCGGGGAATGAGCTGCCAGGCGGCCTGCGGTTACTGCTCCCTGTGGCTGCTCAACCCCCTGTCCATGGGAGTGTCCAGTCGTGGGAATGCCGAGTCTCTGCTGGCCGCGCTGGTCCTCGGCACGCTGAGCTGCGTGGAG
The sequence above is a segment of the Conger conger chromosome 4, fConCon1.1, whole genome shotgun sequence genome. Coding sequences within it:
- the LOC133126051 gene encoding serpin B6-like; the encoded protein is MGSLTAANTNFSLDLFKKISQSKNIFYSPLSISSALAMVYMGARGNTATQIAETLHFHKADDDIHAGFSKLMSELNKEAAPYALSLANRLYGEQSYEFVEKYIQDTKKFYQAELETVDFKSKAEVERVKINSWVEKQTQEKIKNLLLEGTVDNMTRLVLVNAIYFKGDWDKKFKEADTKEVQFKLNKNESKPVQMMHQKANFGLTFIPEVSCQILEMPYIGKELSMLIILPREIEDDSTGLERLERELTYEKVIEWTDPDMIDNTQVIVALPKFKMEESYDLKDILVSMGMKDAFDVSKSDFSGMSPSNDLVVSKVVHKAFVEVNEEGTEAAAATAAVMMLRCARPPPDRFTADHPFLFFIRHNPTQSILFYGRFCSP